The Actinomyces faecalis genome includes the window CTGCAGCTGTGCGAAGGACTTCGAGCCCGCGCCTCCAGCGGCTGGGACGACCCGCGCCTGGCGGCCCTGGACATCCAGTGGGCCGACCTGCGCGGCGGCCAGGGCCTGGCCGAGCGGCTCGTCGCCGCCGGCCGTACCCGGCGCCTGGCCACGGACGAGGAGATCGAGGACGCGGCCCTGACGGCTCCGGCCGGTACCCGGGCGGCGCTGCGCGGCAGGGCGGTGGCTGAGCTCGCCCAGGTCGTCGGCGCCTCGTGGACGAGTCTCGTGCTCGACCTTCCCGGCCGTGCTGAGCTCGCTCGCCTCAGCCTTCCTGGCGACGTCGTCATGGACGACGGCGAGGTCGAGCGGGTCCTGCGGGTGCTGCACGACGCCGTCGCCGCGACGATTGGGACGAGCGGACCGTCAGAGAGAGAATCACGCCCATGAGCGAGCACGAGCAGATCCGACCCACCGGCGGCAGCGACGACGACCTCCCGGAGGTCCCGGGAGGTACCGGCCAGACCCAGGTCACCGGGGTCGACGACATCCTTGACGAGATCGACTCCGTGCTGGAGACCAACGCCGCGGCCTTCGTCCAGGGATTCGTGCAGAAGGGCGGTCAGTGAGGTGAGCGTGCCGGCCCGGCGCGTCATCGGCATCGAGACCGAGTACGGCGTCACGTGTGCGTCGACCGCCGGCGGCCCGCCGCCTCTGGACGCTGACCACGCCGCGCGGCTGCTCTTCGAGCCGGTGGTGGCCAGGGGGCGCTCCTCCAACGTCTTCACCCGAGGCGGGGCGAGGCTGTACCTCGACGTCGGCTCCCACCCGGAGTTCGCCACCGCCGAGTGCGACCGCCTGGAGGACCTGCTGGCCCAGGACCGCGCCGGGGAGCTGACCATGGCTGACCTGGCGGAGAAGGCCAACGTCCGCCTTGCTGAGCAGGGCGTGCCCGGCCGTGTCCACCTGCTGAAGAACAACCTCGACGCCGAGGGCACGGGCTTCGGCTGCCACGAGAACTACCTCGTGCGCCGTCGTGGCAGCTTCTGGAACGACGCGCGCACGCTGGTGCCCTACCTGGTCACCCGCCAGGTGCTCGTAGGAGCCGGCCACGTGATGAAAGGCGCTGACGGCCGGGCCTGCTACGTCTTCTCCCAGCGCGCCGACCAGATGGAGGACGCTGTCTCCTCGGCCACGACGCGTTCACGCCCCCTGATCAACACCCGCGACGAGCCCCACGCCGACGCCGAGCTCTATCGGCGCATGCACGTGATCGTGGGGGACTCCAACATCGCCCAGGGCTCCACCCTGCTCAAGGCCGGTGCGATGGACCTGCTCCTGGACTACCTGGAGGAGGGCGGGGACCTGACGGACCTGCAGCTGGCCCGACCGATGCGGGACATCAGGACCGTGTGCCACGACCTGACCGGCTCCGCCCCGTTGGAGCTGGCTGACGGACGCACGATCACCGCGGTGGACCTGCAGGGGGAGCACCTGGAGAGGGTGCGGTCGCGCGCCGCGCACAGCGACCTCAGCCCGTTGCACCGCGAGGTTCTCGACCTGTGGGAGCGCGGCGTGGAGGCCGTGCGTGCCGGCCGGCCCCAGGACGTGTCCACGGAGCTGGACTGGGCGGCCAAGTACCAGCTGCTCACCCGGTACACCGAGCGTGCCGGGACGGGGCTGGACGATCCGCGGGTCGCGCGCCTGGCCCTGGCCTACCACGACGTGACGCCGGCGGGCCTGCGTGGCCGGCTGGAGTCCAGCGGGCTGCTGCGCCGCTGGGTGGGGGAGGAGGCCTGCCGCGAGGCGGTGACCGTCCCTCCTGCGACCACTCGTGCGCACCTGCGGGGCACCGCGATCGGCCGGGCGCAGGACCTGCGTCGGGACCTGACGGCTGACTGGGTGAGCCTCAGGCTCGACGACGGGCGCACGCCGGCGATCGCCCTGCGAGACCCCTTCGCCTCCGTCGACGAGCGCGTCGACGCGCTCGTGGCGGCGATGGAGGAAGGAGCCCAGGGGTGGGGGACAGGCCTGCCTCAGGGGGTGTGAGCCCGGCTGTGCGCGACCTGTGACGGAGCGCGCGTCTGACATACTGGACCGCATATGACAGCCGAGGACGACACACAGCCCACGACCCGCCGACGCCGGCGGGAGCGTGAGCGCGCCCAGGAGGCCGCTCACGCCGCCGGGACCGTCCCTGAGCCGTCTGCCGAGCCTGTCCGTCAGCCACCTTCCCCTGCCGCGCCTGTGAGCGAGCCTGCCGCGGTGACTGGGGCCCAGCGGGCGATCGGTGCCACGCTGGGCAGGCCACGGCCCCGTGGCCGGGCGGCGGTGGCACTGGCCGTAGCGGCCGCGCTGGCCGTCGTCACCGTGCCGCTGGGACTGTTCCTCACCGGCGCGGGTCCCTCCGCCACCAGCCCCGCGGCCACCGCCGTCCCGGCCGTCACGCTGGCCGGGGAGGCGCCGCTGGACGAGGTCATGGAGGTGGCTGGACGCGCGGGCGCGGTGCCGGTGGTCTGGCTCAAGGGGTACCTGAGCCCGCCCAGCCAGGTCCTCACGGACGTCGTTGTCGAGGGGGAGGGACGCCAGGTCGCCGCGGGCGACGGGATCGTGCTGCTGGTGTCCACCTTCTCCGGCACGGACGGGACCAACACCACCGGGACCGAGTCCGGCACGCGTCTGTACCGTGGCCTGGCGGACCCTCACGCGCTGGGTGAGGTCCTGGCCCAGGCGGTCACGGGTGCTCGCGAGGGCTCCCGGCTCGTGCTACGGGCGCCTGTGGACTCCGACCAGGGCACGGGCACCGAGATCACGGTGGTCGACGTCCTGCCGACGACCGCCAGCGGCGTGCCGGTGGAGACGCTGCCGCAGGACGTGCCGCAGGCCACGCTGCAGGAGGACGGCTCGATGGCCGTGGACGTGGGCGGTCGTCCCGTCCCCACGCACGGCTCCACGACGGTCCTCGTCCAGGGCCAGGGCGAGCAGGTACGGTCCACCGACCGGCTGGTCGCCCGCTACACGGTGGTCTCCTGGACCGACGGCGCGGTGGTCTCCTCCAGCTACGGGTGGACCACGCCCCCGGGCGTCATCGACATGACCGACACCCTCTCAGGCCTGGCCAACAGGCTCGTCGACGTGCAGGTCGGCTCACGCGTGGTCGTGAGCCTGCCCGCGGACCAGGCGCGTGGGGACACGGCGATCGTCGTCGTCGTCGACGTCCTGGCGATCTCGGACGGTGCCTCGCTCACTGAGGCCGGGGCGACGGCCTCGCCGGCACCCAGCGACGGCGTGGTCTACGTGACGCCCTCGGCGGCACCGTCCTCCTGAGGCCGGACGACGACGTCAGGGCCCCAGCCCGGCTCGGCCCGCCAGGTCCGGGCGACCTGGAGCTCCTGAGCCTCCCACGCGGTGACGTCCCAGGCGTAGGGGTCACGGTCCGCGACGCGTCGGTGCCGTAGAGGCGCCGGGGCCTTGACGAGCACGCGTACGACCTCCGTGCCAGGCAGGTCCTGGGCCGCCGCAGCCAGGGCGCCACAGCCCTCGACCACCAGGACGCCTCCGCCTGGCAGCGTCAGCGGGCGGCCTGCTGCAGGCTCCATCCGTTCCCAGTCCCAGGTGACGGGGCAGGCGGTGCCAGCGCGCGCGAGGTCACGCAGGGCCTGGGCCGCGCGAGCCACACCCTCGGCCAGACCGTCCCATCCAGGGACGAGGTCCTCGACGGCCAGGACCGTGACCCTCCGGCCCTGGCCCAGCAGCACGCGCACCAGGCTCGCGGCCAGCGTGGACTTGCCCGAGCCCGTCATCCCGTCGATCGCGAGCACGACCCGGGCCGCAGACCGAGTGCCTCGGTAGGCCACGTCCTCGTAGCGGGCGACGAGCCCGGCCAGGACGGCCGGGGCCTGAGCGGCGGTGACGCGCAGAGGAGGTCGGGCGCAGACGGACATGCACGCAGGCTACCGGTCGCCTCGCGTAGTCTGGCCGCGTTGTCCCTCCCACCTGACAGGAGTGCCCATGAGCGTCGCCGTCCGCGTCATCCCGTGCCTGGACGTGAGGAACGGACGGGTCGTCAAGGGCGTGAACTTCCAGGGCCTGCGGGACGCGGGCGACCCGGTCGAGCTCGCCCGGCGCTACGACGCCCAGGGCGCCGACGAGATCACCTTCCTTGACGTCTCCGCCTCCTGTGAGGGCCGGGCGACGATGCTCGACGTCGTGGCCGCTACGGCCGAGCAGGTCTTCGTGCCCCTGACCGTGGGCGGGGGCGTGCGCAGCGTGGAGGACGTGGACACGCTCCTGCGGGCAGGGGCGGACAAGGTCGGCATCAACACCGCGGCCATCGCTCGTCCCGAGCTGCTCGCCGAGGTCGCCGAGCGCTTCGGTAACCAGGTGGTGGTGCTCTCCGTGGACGCCCGGCGCTGCCCGCCGGGCGTCACGACGCCCTCCGGGTACGAGGTCACCACCCACGGTGGTACGCGTTCGACCGGTATCGACGCGGTGGAGTGGGCCCGGCGCGCCGCTGAGCTGGGAGCGGGGGAGATCCTGCTGAACTCCATGGACGCCGACGGTGTCACCGGTGGCTTCGACCTGGCCATGCTCGATGACGTCCGTGCCCAGGTCACCGTCCCCCTCATCGCCTCCGGCGGGGCGGGCAGGGCCGAGGACTTCGCCGCTGCCGCCGACCACGGGGCAGACGCCGTCCTGGCGGCCAGCGTGTTCCACTACGGCACGCTGACCATCCGTCAGGCCAAGGAGGCGCTGCGCGCGGCCGGCCACCCCGTACGGCTGGGGCCGGCGCTGGACACGGCTGTGGCCTCGCGGCTGAAGAGGGACGCTGCCGGGCTCGTGGCTGCCGTGATCCAGGAGGCCGGCACCGGTGAGGTCCTCATGCTGGGCTGGATGGATAACGAGGCCCTGCGGCGCACCCTGACGGAGGGCCGGGTCACCTTCTGGTCGCGCAGCCGGCACGAGTACTGGCGCAAGGGGGACACCTCCGGCCACGTCCAGTACGTGCGGTCGGTGTCACTGGACTGCGACGGCGACGCCCTGCTCATCCAGGTCGACCAGGTGGGGGCGGCCTGCCACACGGGCGCTCACAGCTGCTTCGAGGCCGGGGGCGACCTGGGCGCCGTCGTCGGGCGTCGCCCGGACGAGGACGAGTCCTAAGACCGTGCGACCACGGATTTGCCTCAGAACGTCGCCCGCGAGGACGATGGCGTCGCAGCCGGCCGTCCTCAGGCGGCCTGCGGACGACGCCGCAGCGGCAGGAGGTGAGCAGTGATCGCGTTCGAGGAGCGTGTCAGCGCCACGCGCCACACCGTCGCCGTGCGCGAGCAGCGCCTGCCGCTGGAGTCCCTGCGCGAGGTGGTGCGGACCACCGCGGCGTCCCTGGACGCCGTCGCCGTGCTGCGGGCCGAGGGGCGGGCCGTCTCGGTCATCGCCGAGGTCAAGCGGGCCACAGCCACCTTCGCGGACCTGAGCGGGGTGGGTGACGTCGCCGTGCTCGCCCGGTTCTACGAGGCCGGAGGTGCCGCCTGCGTCTCGGTGGTCACCGGGCCTGTCTACTCCAACGGTGACGTCCGTGACCTGGACGCGGTCCGGGGGGCCGTCGACGTGCCGGTGCTCGTCAACGACCTCGTCGTCACTCCCTACCAGGTGCACGAGGCGCGTGCCCACGGTGCCGACCTGCTCAAGCTTGACGCCCGCCTGGACCCGCTCGTCCTGGAGTCGCTGATCGAGCGCACCGCCTCACTGGGGATGCTCGCCGTGGTCGAGGCGCACTCCCGGCGTGAGGCGATCACGGCCGTGGAGACCGGGGCCCGGTGCGTGGCCGTCGACGCCCGTGACCCCGGCACTCTGGAGGTCGACCCCACACGCTTTGAGCAGGTCGCTGAGGTCCTGCCGACCTCGGTCATCCGGGTGGCGGAGGGCGGCGTGAGCGGGGCACGTGACGTCATGGACTACGCCCGGGCCGGGGCCGACGTCGTGCTGGTCGGGGAGGCTCTCATCCGCTCAGCCGACCCGCAGCAGTTCGTCGCCCAGCTCGTGGCAGCCGGCTCCCACCCTTCCTTGCTGACCGCCGTCCACCGAGAGGGTCTCTGAGTGCTACCCGTGTCCATCCCCAGCCCCGCACAGGGAGTCTGGTACGTCGGCCCCTTCCCGTTACGCGCCTACGCGCTGTGCATCCTCGCCGGTGTCTTCATCGCCGTGTGGTGGACCGGACGCCGTTACCGGCGTCTGGGCGGGCACCCTGACACCACCTTGGACGTAGCGGTGCTCAGCGTACCGGTGGGCATCGTGGGCGCGCGGGTCTACCACGTCCTGACCTCGCCCGACGCCTACTTCGGGCCCGACGGCAACCTCGCCCTCATCCCGCAGGTGTGGCACGGAGGCCTGGGGATCTGGGGCGGAATCGCGGCCGGGGTGGCCTCGGGAGCGTGGCTGCTGCACCACCGTGGGCTGCGGCTGGGTCCCTTTGCTGACGCCGTGGCACCGACGCTGCTCGTGGCCCAGGCGGTGGGGCGGCTGGGTAACTGGTTCAACCAGGAGCTCTTTGGCGGGCCGACCACGGCGCCGTGGGGCCTGGAGATCGACGACGCCCACCTGCCGGCCGGCTACGCCTCCGGCACCTTGTTCCACCCGACCTTCCTCTACGAGGCGCTGTGGAACCTGGCTGGAGCAGCCTTCCTGGTCTGGCTGGGCCACCGGCTGCGTGAGCGCGACGGCGCGACAGGAGGCCGCCTCATCTGGGCCTACCTCATGGTCTACACCGCCGGGCGTGCCTGGATCGAGTGCCTGCGCGTGGACGAGGCGCAGATGGTCGCAGGCCTGCGGCTGAACGTGTGGACCTCGCTGCTGGTCTTCGTCGTCGGGCTCGTGGGCTACGTGGTGGTCTCGCGCCGTCACCTCGACGACGAGGCCTCGGCGGCCCCCTCCCAGGCTGCGTGACGATAGTCCTAAGCCTGCCGCTCGGCGCTGGTCGGGCTATCGCGGACAAACTCACGTAGGATGGGCGCCATGCGTAGAGCCAAGATCGTATGCACCCTCGGACCAGCGACAGACTCTCCAGAGCAGGTGCAGGCGCTCGTCGACGCAGGCATGAACGTGGCCCGTATCAACCGTTCGCACGGTCGGGCCGAGGACCAGGAGGAGGTCATCGCGCGGGTCCGTGCCGCTGCGGAGGCCTCTGGCCGCCCCGTTGCCGTCCTCGTCGACCTGCAGGGACCGAAGATCCGGCTGGGGACCTTCGTCAATGACCAGAAGGTCATGCTCAACAAGGGTGACGAGTTCACCATCACCACTGAGGACGTCGTGGGCACCGTCAAGCGGGTGTCCACCACCTTCAAGGGCCTGCCGGGTGACTGCCGTCCCGGTGACCGTCTGCTCATCGACGACGGTAACGTCGCGGTGCGCGTCGTCGCGGTCACGGACACCGACGTCGTCACCAAGGTCGAGGTGCCCGGGTACGTCTCCAACCACAAGGGCCTCAACCTGCCTGGCGTGGCCGTGTCCGTGCCGGCGCTGAGCGAGAAGGACCGTGAGGACCTGCGCTGGGGCCTGCGGATCGGTGCTGACCTGATCGCCCTGTCCTTCGTGCGCAGCGCCGAGGACATCAAGGACGTCCACCAGATCATGGACGAGGAGGGCGTGCACATCCCCGTCATCGCCAAGATCGAGAAGCCTCAGGCGGTGGAGAACCTCCTCGACATCGTCTCCGCCTTTGACGGCATCATGGTCGCCCGCGGTGACCTGGGCGTGGAGATGCCTCTGGAGGCGGTGCCGCTGGTGCAGAAGCGTGCCATCGAGCTGGCTCGTCGCCAGGCCAAGCCGGTCATTGTGGCCACCCAGGTGCTGGAGTCGATGATCCAGAACCCTCGGCCCACGCGCGCCGAGGCCTCGGACTGCGCCAACGCCATTCTCGACGGTGCGGACGCCGTCATGCTCTCCGGCGAGACCTCGGTGGGCGCCTACCCGATCGAGGCCGTGCGCACGATGGCGCGCATCATCGAGAACGTCGAGGAGAACGGTGGCGAGCGCATCGCTCCGCTGGGCTCCTACCCCCAGACCCGAGGTGGCGCGATGACCCGCGCGGCTGCGGACATGGGTGAGCAGCTTGACGCCACCTACCTGGTGACCTTCACCCAGTCCGGTGACACGGCGCGCCGTCTGTCGCGGCTGCGCTCGCCCATCCCGCTGCTGGCCTTCACCCCGCTGAGCACGACCCGCAACCAGCTGGCGGTGTCCTGGGGCGTGACCACCTACGAGGTCCCCTCGGTGCGACACACCGACGAGATGGTGGCGCAGGTGGACGAGCTCCTGCAGGCCAAGCACCTGGCGAGCCCTGGTGACGAGGTGATTATCGTCGCCGGTATGCCGCCGGGCACGCCTGGCTCGACCAACTCCATCCGTGTCCACACGGTGGGTGAGACGGTCGACTACATGGCCTGACTGAGCCGAGCGTGTGCGGGTGCGACCGAGTGAAGAGGAAATATCTCTTCACTCGGTCGCACCCGCACACGCTCGAGCAGGGAAGGGTCGCTTGATGGTCGTCCGGCCTT containing:
- the lgt gene encoding prolipoprotein diacylglyceryl transferase, giving the protein MLPVSIPSPAQGVWYVGPFPLRAYALCILAGVFIAVWWTGRRYRRLGGHPDTTLDVAVLSVPVGIVGARVYHVLTSPDAYFGPDGNLALIPQVWHGGLGIWGGIAAGVASGAWLLHHRGLRLGPFADAVAPTLLVAQAVGRLGNWFNQELFGGPTTAPWGLEIDDAHLPAGYASGTLFHPTFLYEALWNLAGAAFLVWLGHRLRERDGATGGRLIWAYLMVYTAGRAWIECLRVDEAQMVAGLRLNVWTSLLVFVVGLVGYVVVSRRHLDDEASAAPSQAA
- the pafA gene encoding Pup--protein ligase, producing the protein MSVPARRVIGIETEYGVTCASTAGGPPPLDADHAARLLFEPVVARGRSSNVFTRGGARLYLDVGSHPEFATAECDRLEDLLAQDRAGELTMADLAEKANVRLAEQGVPGRVHLLKNNLDAEGTGFGCHENYLVRRRGSFWNDARTLVPYLVTRQVLVGAGHVMKGADGRACYVFSQRADQMEDAVSSATTRSRPLINTRDEPHADAELYRRMHVIVGDSNIAQGSTLLKAGAMDLLLDYLEEGGDLTDLQLARPMRDIRTVCHDLTGSAPLELADGRTITAVDLQGEHLERVRSRAAHSDLSPLHREVLDLWERGVEAVRAGRPQDVSTELDWAAKYQLLTRYTERAGTGLDDPRVARLALAYHDVTPAGLRGRLESSGLLRRWVGEEACREAVTVPPATTRAHLRGTAIGRAQDLRRDLTADWVSLRLDDGRTPAIALRDPFASVDERVDALVAAMEEGAQGWGTGLPQGV
- a CDS encoding ubiquitin-like protein Pup; translated protein: MSEHEQIRPTGGSDDDLPEVPGGTGQTQVTGVDDILDEIDSVLETNAAAFVQGFVQKGGQ
- the hisI gene encoding phosphoribosyl-AMP cyclohydrolase, whose product is MDTAVASRLKRDAAGLVAAVIQEAGTGEVLMLGWMDNEALRRTLTEGRVTFWSRSRHEYWRKGDTSGHVQYVRSVSLDCDGDALLIQVDQVGAACHTGAHSCFEAGGDLGAVVGRRPDEDES
- a CDS encoding FKBP-type peptidyl-prolyl cis-trans isomerase; the encoded protein is MTAEDDTQPTTRRRRRERERAQEAAHAAGTVPEPSAEPVRQPPSPAAPVSEPAAVTGAQRAIGATLGRPRPRGRAAVALAVAAALAVVTVPLGLFLTGAGPSATSPAATAVPAVTLAGEAPLDEVMEVAGRAGAVPVVWLKGYLSPPSQVLTDVVVEGEGRQVAAGDGIVLLVSTFSGTDGTNTTGTESGTRLYRGLADPHALGEVLAQAVTGAREGSRLVLRAPVDSDQGTGTEITVVDVLPTTASGVPVETLPQDVPQATLQEDGSMAVDVGGRPVPTHGSTTVLVQGQGEQVRSTDRLVARYTVVSWTDGAVVSSSYGWTTPPGVIDMTDTLSGLANRLVDVQVGSRVVVSLPADQARGDTAIVVVVDVLAISDGASLTEAGATASPAPSDGVVYVTPSAAPSS
- the pyk gene encoding pyruvate kinase, translating into MRRAKIVCTLGPATDSPEQVQALVDAGMNVARINRSHGRAEDQEEVIARVRAAAEASGRPVAVLVDLQGPKIRLGTFVNDQKVMLNKGDEFTITTEDVVGTVKRVSTTFKGLPGDCRPGDRLLIDDGNVAVRVVAVTDTDVVTKVEVPGYVSNHKGLNLPGVAVSVPALSEKDREDLRWGLRIGADLIALSFVRSAEDIKDVHQIMDEEGVHIPVIAKIEKPQAVENLLDIVSAFDGIMVARGDLGVEMPLEAVPLVQKRAIELARRQAKPVIVATQVLESMIQNPRPTRAEASDCANAILDGADAVMLSGETSVGAYPIEAVRTMARIIENVEENGGERIAPLGSYPQTRGGAMTRAAADMGEQLDATYLVTFTQSGDTARRLSRLRSPIPLLAFTPLSTTRNQLAVSWGVTTYEVPSVRHTDEMVAQVDELLQAKHLASPGDEVIIVAGMPPGTPGSTNSIRVHTVGETVDYMA
- a CDS encoding indole-3-glycerol phosphate synthase TrpC: MIAFEERVSATRHTVAVREQRLPLESLREVVRTTAASLDAVAVLRAEGRAVSVIAEVKRATATFADLSGVGDVAVLARFYEAGGAACVSVVTGPVYSNGDVRDLDAVRGAVDVPVLVNDLVVTPYQVHEARAHGADLLKLDARLDPLVLESLIERTASLGMLAVVEAHSRREAITAVETGARCVAVDARDPGTLEVDPTRFEQVAEVLPTSVIRVAEGGVSGARDVMDYARAGADVVLVGEALIRSADPQQFVAQLVAAGSHPSLLTAVHREGL